In Oryza sativa Japonica Group chromosome 2, ASM3414082v1, the following are encoded in one genomic region:
- the LOC4329504 gene encoding uncharacterized protein, protein MFFLFIPRRCVHSCFTQERWGGSKRGEDSRGVDSDCRIAPTSDGRHDFMRTPIWACKYFMESLSSLLSNGSIPMSISDLEQLQSSFYCRVLFCPRCCVTSFGPNVLYIKLGPLGVRPRVRARHQHPCGRSPPLLIPLAAAKNTWALFRSKYSVATWPS, encoded by the coding sequence ATGTTCTTCTTGTTTATACCCCGGAGATGCGTGCACTcttgttttactcaggaacgatgggGAGGATCCAAACGGGgagaggattcgcgcggggtggattcggactgcaggaTAGCGCCAACATCTGACGGCCGgcacgacttcatgcgaactccgatttgggcgtgcaagtacttcatggaaagcttatcaagtctactttcaaatggatccattCCCATGTCCATATCTGATCTGGAGCAGCTGCAATCATCATTTTACTGTCGAGTACTTTTCTGTCCACGATGTTGCGTCACCTCATTTGGGCCCAATGTGCTGTATATcaagttgggcccattaggggtGCGTCCTAGGGTTAGAGCACGACACCAACACCCCTGTGGTCGTTCTCCCCCTCTTCTTATACCTTTAGCCGCCGCCAAGAACACTTGGGCTTTGTTTAGATCAAAGTATAGCGTCGCTACTTGGCCGAGTTAA